Proteins encoded within one genomic window of Diorhabda sublineata isolate icDioSubl1.1 chromosome 1, icDioSubl1.1, whole genome shotgun sequence:
- the LOC130450608 gene encoding differentially expressed in FDCP 8 homolog isoform X1 gives MSEPININNNIHVIDTSPLSTISENESDFLPVNLASEELKLALNKEATEEELIKAISRCKSLILECDQCSEERKWIVRHLIELRLRLQECRDAMEDPLHPRNYSSGVSKRFIKGHHFNLQPLLRHTSTYCDHCTGKIWSVVQAWYQCEDCDYSCHHKCLASVIRECAHVIASEKGRYEYEICPELGLSAQKYLCAECKSPLPVTAPCGLSYLARLLFPDRDWSEARRCDYSGLYYCTACHWGSSAIIPARVIHNWDLDPQPVSQAALQLLKITARRPIININQLNPSLFVHVLKLNLVRRLRNDLFAMKKYLMACRKANEEKTLWKHLDTPYMLDNLDMYSLQDLVDTHSGELPFKLQTLVDIFVKHIKIDCEICKGRGHICEICSNDEVLFPFDNSCQSCSKCFSVFHKHCFKRKPHCLKCARLKKREEEQSNVI, from the exons ATGTCCGAACcaattaacataaataataacataCATGTAATAGATACCAGTCCATTATCGACAATATCAGAAAACGAAAGTGATTTTTTACCAGTTAATTTAGCTTCAGAAGAATTGAAATTGGCTCTAAATAAG gaAGCCACGGAAGAAGAATTGATTAAAGCAATAAGTCGATGTAAGAGTTTGATTCTGGAATGTGATCAATGTTCGGAAGAACGAAAGTGGATTGTTAGACATTTAATTGAATTGAGATTACGTTTACAAGAATGTAGAGACGCCATGGAGGATCCTCT GCATCCAAGAAATTATTCTAGTGGAGTATCTAAGAGATTTATAAAAGGACACCATTTCAACTTACAACCACTATTACGTCATACATCTACCTACTGTGACCATTGTACTGGAAAAATCTG GAGTGTAGTGCAAGCATGGTATCAATGTGAAGATTGTGATTATTCATGTCATCATAAATGCTTGGCTTCAGTTATCAGAGAATGCGCCCATGTTATTGCCAGTGAAAAGGGACGttatgaatatgaaatatgtCCCGAATTGGGTCTATctgctcaaaaatatttatgtgcTGAATGTAAATCTCCATTACCAGTTA CTGCTCCTTGTGGACTCAGTTATCTGGCTAGATTATTATTTCCAg aTAGAGATTGGTCGGAAGCGAGAAGATGCGATTATAGTGGTCTGTATTATTGTACCGCTTGTCATTGGGGTAGTTCGGCAATTATCCCAGCTAGAGTTATACATAACTGGGACTTGGATCCTCAACCTGTCTCCCAAGCGgcattacaattattaaaaataacagcCAGAAGACCGataatcaatataaatcaaCTTAATCCGTCTTTGTTTGTACacgttttgaaattgaatttggTTAGAAGACTAAGAAATGATTTATTcgcaatgaaaaaatatttaatggcTTGTAGGAAAGCGAACGAGGAAAAAACTTTATGGAAACATCTTGATACGCCATATATGTTGGATAATTTGGATATGTATAGTTTGCAAGATTTAGTAGATACGCATTCTGGCGAGTTGCCATTTAAATTGCAAACTTTGGTagatatttttgtgaaacatataaaaattgattgcGAAATATGTAAAGGAAGAGGTCACATATGTGAGATATGTTCCAACGATGAAGTTTTATTTCCATTCGATAACAGTTGCCAAAGTTGCAGTAAATGTTTTTCGGTATTTCACAAGCATTGTTTTAAGAGAAAACCGCATTGTTTAAAATGCGCAAGGTTAaagaaaagagaagaagaacaatcgaatgttatttaa
- the LOC130450608 gene encoding differentially expressed in FDCP 8 homolog isoform X2, protein MSEPININNNIHVIDTSPLSTISENESDFLPVNLASEELKLALNKEATEEELIKAISRCKSLILECDQCSEERKWIVRHLIELRLRLQECRDAMEDPLHPRNYSSGVSKRFIKGHHFNLQPLLRHTSTYCDHCTGKIWSVVQAWYQCEDCDYSCHHKCLASVIRECAHVIASEKGRYEYEICPELGLSAQKYLCAECKSPLPVNRDWSEARRCDYSGLYYCTACHWGSSAIIPARVIHNWDLDPQPVSQAALQLLKITARRPIININQLNPSLFVHVLKLNLVRRLRNDLFAMKKYLMACRKANEEKTLWKHLDTPYMLDNLDMYSLQDLVDTHSGELPFKLQTLVDIFVKHIKIDCEICKGRGHICEICSNDEVLFPFDNSCQSCSKCFSVFHKHCFKRKPHCLKCARLKKREEEQSNVI, encoded by the exons ATGTCCGAACcaattaacataaataataacataCATGTAATAGATACCAGTCCATTATCGACAATATCAGAAAACGAAAGTGATTTTTTACCAGTTAATTTAGCTTCAGAAGAATTGAAATTGGCTCTAAATAAG gaAGCCACGGAAGAAGAATTGATTAAAGCAATAAGTCGATGTAAGAGTTTGATTCTGGAATGTGATCAATGTTCGGAAGAACGAAAGTGGATTGTTAGACATTTAATTGAATTGAGATTACGTTTACAAGAATGTAGAGACGCCATGGAGGATCCTCT GCATCCAAGAAATTATTCTAGTGGAGTATCTAAGAGATTTATAAAAGGACACCATTTCAACTTACAACCACTATTACGTCATACATCTACCTACTGTGACCATTGTACTGGAAAAATCTG GAGTGTAGTGCAAGCATGGTATCAATGTGAAGATTGTGATTATTCATGTCATCATAAATGCTTGGCTTCAGTTATCAGAGAATGCGCCCATGTTATTGCCAGTGAAAAGGGACGttatgaatatgaaatatgtCCCGAATTGGGTCTATctgctcaaaaatatttatgtgcTGAATGTAAATCTCCATTACCAGTTA aTAGAGATTGGTCGGAAGCGAGAAGATGCGATTATAGTGGTCTGTATTATTGTACCGCTTGTCATTGGGGTAGTTCGGCAATTATCCCAGCTAGAGTTATACATAACTGGGACTTGGATCCTCAACCTGTCTCCCAAGCGgcattacaattattaaaaataacagcCAGAAGACCGataatcaatataaatcaaCTTAATCCGTCTTTGTTTGTACacgttttgaaattgaatttggTTAGAAGACTAAGAAATGATTTATTcgcaatgaaaaaatatttaatggcTTGTAGGAAAGCGAACGAGGAAAAAACTTTATGGAAACATCTTGATACGCCATATATGTTGGATAATTTGGATATGTATAGTTTGCAAGATTTAGTAGATACGCATTCTGGCGAGTTGCCATTTAAATTGCAAACTTTGGTagatatttttgtgaaacatataaaaattgattgcGAAATATGTAAAGGAAGAGGTCACATATGTGAGATATGTTCCAACGATGAAGTTTTATTTCCATTCGATAACAGTTGCCAAAGTTGCAGTAAATGTTTTTCGGTATTTCACAAGCATTGTTTTAAGAGAAAACCGCATTGTTTAAAATGCGCAAGGTTAaagaaaagagaagaagaacaatcgaatgttatttaa
- the LOC130450596 gene encoding NEDD8-activating enzyme E1 regulatory subunit isoform X2 — protein MSSPAPKSPEQTDKSKKYDRQLRLWGDHGQKLLEHSKVCLINATALGTEILKSLILPGIGSFTIVDGEKVTEEDIGSNFFLESDSIGMSRAHVATQCLLELNPDVRGDFIDESPEHVMSHTQDFFNKFTVVIATALPEKVLIPLSKHLWAYDVPFLVCRSIGFLGYIRLQVKEHTVIETHPDSENYDLRLLSPWRSLKEHLESIDVAMLDSKTRSHTPALVILYYYLNKYKELNGGAIPKTRHEKDILKKMIRDSPVANEGCVRVLEENFEEAIRYANTCLNPPIVPHNVQEILDDDSCKKLSHNSSSFWIMCMALREFVEGEGSLPVKGSLPDMAADTTSYITLQQLYHRQAEQQAEVIYRRASDIARDLGLPLEAITQNEVKLFCKHSSELNVTRGSCIADEYERTRLERFISEFNTYPGQFDDQVEPDVLKLKGIITKLLSEWSCSQVLRDERVHEVCRYGGAEIHSVSAVLGGCAAHEVIKLITHQYKLLNNAFIYDAISSNSATFCL, from the exons ATGTCTTCTCCCGCCCCAAAATCCCCAGAACAAACcgataaaagtaaaaaatatgatagaCAATTGAG gttatgggGAGATCACGGTCAAAAGCTTTTAGAACATTCAAAAGTATGTCTTATAAACGCGACCGCACTTGGTacagaaattttaaaaagtctGATTCTACCTGGTATAGGTTCATTTACGATTGTAGATGGAGAGAAAGTAACTGAAGAAGATATTGGATCAAA tttctttttggAAAGCGATAGTATTGGAATGTCTAGAGCACATGTAGCTACACAATGTTTATTGGAATTGAATCCAGATGTACGGGGTGATTTTATTGACGAATCACCAGAGCACGTCATGTCACACACTCAAGATTTCTTCAACAAATTTACAGTCGTTATCGCTACAGCTTTACCTGAAAA aGTTCTCATTCCCCTTTCAAAACATCTATGGGCATATGATGTTCCATTTTTAGTATGCAGAAGCATAGGTTTCTTAGGTTATATACGATTACAAGTTAAGGAACATACAGTTATAGAAACACATCCTGATAGTGAAAACTACGATTTAAGGCTACTCTCTCCTTGGAGATCATTAAAAGAACATTTAGAATCAATAGATGTAGCGATGCTAGATTCAAAGACACGCAGTCATACTCCAGCATTAgtcattttgtattattatttaaataaatataaagaattgaatgggg GAGCCATACCAAAGACAAGGCACGAAAAAgatattctcaaaaaaatgataagaGATAGTCCAGTAGCAAATGAAGGTTGTGTTAGAGTATTAGAAGAGAATTTTGAAGAAGCTATTAGATACGCAAATACTTGTCTGAATCCTCCGATCGTTCCCCACAATGTACAg gaGATATTAGATGACGACAGTTGCAAAAAACTATCACACAACAGTTCATCTTTCTGGATTATGTGTATGGCTCTAAGAGAATTTGTAGAAGGAGAAGGATCTTTACCTGTAAAAGGAAGTTTACCTGACATGGCTGCAGACACTACAAGTTATATAACATTACAACAATTATATCATCGGCAAGCGGAACAACAAGCCGAAGTAATATATAGAAGAGCTTCTGATATAGCGCGAGATTTGGGGTTACCTCTCGAGGCTATTACACAaaatgaa gtaaaattattttgtaaacacTCTAGCGAATTGAACGTAACAAGAGGTAGTTGTATAGCCGATGAATATGAACGTACTC GTTTGGAACGATTCATTAGCGAATTTAATACTTATCCAGGTCAATTTGATGATCAG GTGGAACCGGacgtattaaaattaaaagggATTATTACTAAATTGCTATCAGAATGGAGTTGTTCTCAAGTACTTAGAGACGAAAGAGTCCACGAAGTATGCAGATACGGCGGTGCTGAAATCCATTCGGTTTCAGCCGTTTTAGGAGGTTGCGCCGCTCACGAGGTTATAAAACTCATAACGCATCAgtacaaattattgaataacGCGTTTATTTACGACGCGATTAGTTCTAATTCTGCTACATTTTGTCTTTGA
- the LOC130450596 gene encoding NEDD8-activating enzyme E1 regulatory subunit isoform X1, with protein MSSPAPKSPEQTDKSKKYDRQLRLWGDHGQKLLEHSKVCLINATALGTEILKSLILPGIGSFTIVDGEKVTEEDIGSNFFLESDSIGMSRAHVATQCLLELNPDVRGDFIDESPEHVMSHTQDFFNKFTVVIATALPEKVLIPLSKHLWAYDVPFLVCRSIGFLGYIRLQVKEHTVIETHPDSENYDLRLLSPWRSLKEHLESIDVAMLDSKTRSHTPALVILYYYLNKYKELNGGAIPKTRHEKDILKKMIRDSPVANEGCVRVLEENFEEAIRYANTCLNPPIVPHNVQEILDDDSCKKLSHNSSSFWIMCMALREFVEGEGSLPVKGSLPDMAADTTSYITLQQLYHRQAEQQAEVIYRRASDIARDLGLPLEAITQNEVKLFCKHSSELNVTRGSCIADEYERTRLDLSSYLEDPDSLMFYYVILRGLERFISEFNTYPGQFDDQVEPDVLKLKGIITKLLSEWSCSQVLRDERVHEVCRYGGAEIHSVSAVLGGCAAHEVIKLITHQYKLLNNAFIYDAISSNSATFCL; from the exons ATGTCTTCTCCCGCCCCAAAATCCCCAGAACAAACcgataaaagtaaaaaatatgatagaCAATTGAG gttatgggGAGATCACGGTCAAAAGCTTTTAGAACATTCAAAAGTATGTCTTATAAACGCGACCGCACTTGGTacagaaattttaaaaagtctGATTCTACCTGGTATAGGTTCATTTACGATTGTAGATGGAGAGAAAGTAACTGAAGAAGATATTGGATCAAA tttctttttggAAAGCGATAGTATTGGAATGTCTAGAGCACATGTAGCTACACAATGTTTATTGGAATTGAATCCAGATGTACGGGGTGATTTTATTGACGAATCACCAGAGCACGTCATGTCACACACTCAAGATTTCTTCAACAAATTTACAGTCGTTATCGCTACAGCTTTACCTGAAAA aGTTCTCATTCCCCTTTCAAAACATCTATGGGCATATGATGTTCCATTTTTAGTATGCAGAAGCATAGGTTTCTTAGGTTATATACGATTACAAGTTAAGGAACATACAGTTATAGAAACACATCCTGATAGTGAAAACTACGATTTAAGGCTACTCTCTCCTTGGAGATCATTAAAAGAACATTTAGAATCAATAGATGTAGCGATGCTAGATTCAAAGACACGCAGTCATACTCCAGCATTAgtcattttgtattattatttaaataaatataaagaattgaatgggg GAGCCATACCAAAGACAAGGCACGAAAAAgatattctcaaaaaaatgataagaGATAGTCCAGTAGCAAATGAAGGTTGTGTTAGAGTATTAGAAGAGAATTTTGAAGAAGCTATTAGATACGCAAATACTTGTCTGAATCCTCCGATCGTTCCCCACAATGTACAg gaGATATTAGATGACGACAGTTGCAAAAAACTATCACACAACAGTTCATCTTTCTGGATTATGTGTATGGCTCTAAGAGAATTTGTAGAAGGAGAAGGATCTTTACCTGTAAAAGGAAGTTTACCTGACATGGCTGCAGACACTACAAGTTATATAACATTACAACAATTATATCATCGGCAAGCGGAACAACAAGCCGAAGTAATATATAGAAGAGCTTCTGATATAGCGCGAGATTTGGGGTTACCTCTCGAGGCTATTACACAaaatgaa gtaaaattattttgtaaacacTCTAGCGAATTGAACGTAACAAGAGGTAGTTGTATAGCCGATGAATATGAACGTACTCGTTTGGATCTTTCCTCATACCTCGAAGATCCTGATAGTTTGATGTTTTATTATGTGATACTTAGAGGTTTGGAACGATTCATTAGCGAATTTAATACTTATCCAGGTCAATTTGATGATCAG GTGGAACCGGacgtattaaaattaaaagggATTATTACTAAATTGCTATCAGAATGGAGTTGTTCTCAAGTACTTAGAGACGAAAGAGTCCACGAAGTATGCAGATACGGCGGTGCTGAAATCCATTCGGTTTCAGCCGTTTTAGGAGGTTGCGCCGCTCACGAGGTTATAAAACTCATAACGCATCAgtacaaattattgaataacGCGTTTATTTACGACGCGATTAGTTCTAATTCTGCTACATTTTGTCTTTGA